In the Myxococcaceae bacterium genome, one interval contains:
- a CDS encoding DUF1275 domain-containing protein, translated as MHRLSREEYTRKPYVFLWGLLAFQAGFINAFGFLSCGRYVSHITGFGSQIGISLAHSHPLFALELLGFPMVFILGAFIAGLLTIARIERGEKPRFDLIILALPVMLLFFALLGENGFFGLFGEHLVHTRDFFLLYSLSFLCGFQNACFTIMTKGHIRTTHLTGLSTDIGSESARLLFGKLNLKERVLSQRAYFSRILIFVSFAAGSIVSVFICQSFTYFALLLPLLTSLLVWFASRAISQSLDKRYEEDL; from the coding sequence ATGCATCGACTGAGTCGAGAGGAATACACTCGAAAGCCTTACGTGTTTCTATGGGGGCTGCTGGCATTTCAAGCCGGCTTTATAAACGCCTTCGGGTTTCTTTCCTGCGGCCGTTACGTGTCGCATATAACCGGATTCGGGAGTCAAATCGGGATTTCCTTGGCCCACTCTCACCCTCTATTTGCTTTGGAGCTTTTGGGATTTCCGATGGTTTTTATATTAGGCGCTTTTATCGCGGGACTTCTCACCATTGCACGCATCGAGCGCGGCGAAAAACCTCGATTTGATCTGATTATTTTAGCTTTGCCAGTTATGCTGCTTTTCTTCGCTTTATTGGGTGAAAATGGATTTTTTGGACTCTTTGGAGAACATCTCGTTCACACGCGAGACTTTTTTCTGCTTTACTCACTCTCCTTCCTCTGCGGGTTTCAGAACGCCTGTTTTACAATCATGACTAAGGGCCACATTCGAACGACACATTTGACCGGTTTGAGTACCGATATCGGTTCGGAGTCTGCTCGACTCTTATTTGGAAAGCTAAACCTGAAAGAACGGGTTCTGAGCCAGAGAGCTTATTTTTCGCGAATTTTAATTTTCGTCTCTTTCGCTGCCGGATCGATTGTCTCTGTATTCATCTGTCAAAGTTTCACCTATTTTGCTTTGCTGCTCCCACTATTGACTTCGTTGCTTGTATGGTTCGCCTCTCGTGCGATCAGCCAATCGCTCGACAAACGGTACGAAGAAGATCTTTAA